Sequence from the Agarivorans sp. Alg241-V36 genome:
CATTAATACGGTTTTTAAAGACTTAAACCTAGCTGCTCCCATAAGCATTGGAGTGACCACGCGTACAAAAGGAATAAAGCGAGAAGCCAGCAGGGCGATAAAACCAAAACGGTTTAACAGGGTATTTGCTCGCTGCATGGTATCGCTAGGAACCGCGCGTTTGGCATGGCTCATTAGCTTGGTTTTTTGCAAGTAACGCCCTTGCAAGTAAGCCACGCAGGTTCCTAAGCCTGCTCCTAAACTCAACAAAGCAAAGGTGCTGGTAAAATCCAGTATGCCTAAGCCGATGAGTGTTCCGGCAAATAGCACTAAGCTATCGCCGGGAAGTGGCAGGAATACAAAGCTAGATTCAATAAATAAAATCATGACCAACAAAAACAATAACCAGTTTGTTGAGCTCATTTCCCGCAAAGATTCAAAGTCGCTGTTATAAATCATCGACAATAATTCAAGCATTTAGCACCTCTTCTTATACAAAAATTAGTACTAGATACATGGTGAACAGTATTAAGTGAGAAACGCCATTAAGTACGTTGGTTTTGGCGCTAACAACGCTCACAGAAGTGGCCAACAAGGTAGCGATAAGCAGGGTAGTATCAATTGCCCCTAAACCCAGAGTAATGGGCTCAGCCATCAAGCTTGAAATCACTAATACAGTAGGCACGGTGAGGGCAATACTGGCCAGTACTGAACCAAAGAATAGGTTCATGGCACGCTGCAATTGGTTTTTCATGATGGCTTTAACCCCACCAAGGCCTTCTGGCGCAAGCACTAACAGCGCAACAATTAAACCACCTAGTGCTGCTGGCGCACCAAGGTTGCTAATGCCGTG
This genomic interval carries:
- a CDS encoding DedA family protein — encoded protein: MLELLSMIYNSDFESLREMSSTNWLLFLLVMILFIESSFVFLPLPGDSLVLFAGTLIGLGILDFTSTFALLSLGAGLGTCVAYLQGRYLQKTKLMSHAKRAVPSDTMQRANTLLNRFGFIALLASRFIPFVRVVTPMLMGAARFKSLKTVLMSFTSALMWVCLLLLVGKWITINPLVDAYQHLLTRIFILSSLVLMLVAVVGILYRLSRRGKQIKSL